The DNA region CAGGTAAATCAACTCCCTGCAAAGGCTCAAACTTTCCTCAATACCTACTTTAAAGATCATAAAGTGGCATTGGCAAAAGAGGAAAGTGGAGTATTCTATAAAAGCTACGATGTAGTCTTTACCAATGGCGAAGAAGTAGAGTTTGATAAAACAGGAGAATGGAAAGAAGTGAAATGCCGTCAGAGTGAAGTTCCTGCCCAGATTATCCCGGAAGCCATCCGTAATTATGTAAAGGAAAACTATCCGGATACAAGAATCCTGCAGATTGAGCTTGACAAGAAAGAGTATGAAATCAGACTATCCAACCGTTTGGAAATCACGTTCGATTCAAAGATGAGGGTGATTGATATTGATGACTAAATCAAAGATATACTTCCATTTCGTTACTGCTGTAACAGTTACAGCGGTAACGAAACAAAATAACAACTGTTTGTATCAAGTGTCAAAGCTGTTTCAAAACTCAAATACAACAGCACAATGTTTCGTCATAAACCCGCACCGTTCTAACGTCCTGCGTGAAGCCACATTATCGGCAGCACAACCGGCAACAGGCACATATCCAGCCTTCAAGCACGTCTTTTTCAGATGAGAAATAATCATCACGGCATATCCTTGCCTGCGAAATGCTGGATTCACCCACATACCTACATCAAAAATGTCCTTATCAGGAAGTATTCGGATAAGATAACCACAGCCAACGAGTGCTCCATCCTTCTCATACATCAGTATCATACGGTTTGAAACGGTATAATTCAACTCTTCGGGAGATTCGTACAAATCACTGTCATGAGTCAGCAGCAACGGAACATCAATTTCTTTTGCTTTACGAACGGTTACGCCAGCCGGCAAAGGCATCACAATTTCGTCAGTGAAGAAGCGGAACAAAATACCGCCTA from Bacteroides sp. MSB163 includes:
- a CDS encoding GNAT family N-acetyltransferase translates to MIEFKNVPLASLRDLREQYLASLRYPQELHCEWLVAKGTCVSIETDVERVGYFVCSEEGQLVEFYLLDKMFARKEEIFGRMLGEFQIKNAFCKSFDDLFMTCCHTFCRFYKIGGILFRFFTDEIVMPLPAGVTVRKAKEIDVPLLLTHDSDLYESPEELNYTVSNRMILMYEKDGALVGCGYLIRILPDKDIFDVGMWVNPAFRRQGYAVMIISHLKKTCLKAGYVPVAGCAADNVASRRTLERCGFMTKHCAVVFEF
- a CDS encoding PepSY-like domain-containing protein → MKKLVLLLVCMFTMHTMVMADNDKPIQVNQLPAKAQTFLNTYFKDHKVALAKEESGVFYKSYDVVFTNGEEVEFDKTGEWKEVKCRQSEVPAQIIPEAIRNYVKENYPDTRILQIELDKKEYEIRLSNRLEITFDSKMRVIDIDD